Within the Coregonus clupeaformis isolate EN_2021a unplaced genomic scaffold, ASM2061545v1 scaf0440, whole genome shotgun sequence genome, the region AGACACTTGTATAGATCTGAAATTATTTGATGTAATATGGCAATTTCTCAAACTTGCCCTCTAGGCTTTGAGGATTTGTCACCATATAGTACACATACTGTAAAATCCAATCCTTTCAAATCTCTATCAGTGGTTAGAGGGTATAGGGGTATAGTGGCTAGGGGTGAATGTGTTATAGGCAGAAGGTAGATTTGACTCACCTGTGAGGATGAGGAAGATGGTGACTCCCAGGTCAGTGCTGGGGGAGAGGTGAGAAAGGAAggcaggagggatggaggatgggacAGAGCCCCTCCACGAGCCATTCACTCCCAGAGACATCAACTGGTGgagaaaataagagagagagagagagagagagagagagagagagagagagagagagagagagagagagagagagagagagagagagagagagagagagagagagagagagagagagagagagagagagagagagagagagagagagagagagagagagagagagagagagatgttactgTAAAGCACAGTAGACACGAGAGGTAAAAAAGAGAGAGGATGTAAAGTAACGTACTGAGAGAGAACATGCTAGAAAGTGGAAGGTACGAGGTTTTAACCCCCTAGACATGCACAGAAAAACAGAGTGAGAGTGAGATGTTAAATTCCCTCTAGTATTAACTAACgcggatatggagagagagaaaaaagagagacagCAATGGTGGGGTAGATATACattgatggagagaggagaggagaggagaggagaggagaggagaggagaggagaggagaggagaggagaggagaggagaggagaggagaggagaggagaggagaggagaggagaggagaggagaggagaggagaggagaggagagaggaggtgagtctTACAGACAGTGTCTCTCAAATGACAGAAAGCAGAGACAGTGAGAAAGGCTTAAACTTCCAATGGGGCACTGACGGAGAGGAAAGTGagacttcccttcatggatttaaaaggaaaggAATGTGTGAAAGTAAGAAGTGCACAAGTGGAGAATTGGAAATGCaggaagagaaaaagaaagacagCCAATTGaaacacaaaaaaatattatCACAGAATCAAACTCACTATTCAGTTCAAAGCTGAAatgagatcacacacacacacatctaatgAGAAATCAAACAGGtgacacacacaccaagaggagCATCCGTACTCACCTTCCTCTCTTTTTTACTTCGTATCTCACTCTTTTGTTCAGTCTGTCTGTGTTGTGAGTTaagctctttaaaaaaaaatcttaagCCTCTGTCAATTTTTGTGCTCTATTTCTGAGTAAATCAACTTGCTGTCGACAATCTGGCGGAGAAATGATCAGTGCGTGGTCCGAAATGGCACAGAGATGGAAAATAAATGGAAGGATCTGAGCCTTTTtgacctccctctctcaccccccctctctcaccctccctctctcatcccccctctctctctctctctccctctctcccccccctctctctctccctctctcaccccccctctctctctctctctctctctctctcccccatcccttaTTCTcaccagtctttctctctcttccatgctctcgccctctttctctctctgtacatCTATCACTCTTAATCTCTCTAtccattgtttaaattgaatacCGTAGAAGAAGAAATATCACCACTTGTGATATAGTAACAAGAGCACACGTGTAACTGACTCTtaatttgtatgtgtgtgtttgtgtttgtgtgtgtgtgtgtgtctaacaatGAGAGCAATAACACCCTGGAGACACACGTCTTGTCGTTCAGTAAGATTATGGATGGATGATGATCTGACTACAGGAGATTAAGCCTTCTCTAACTGACTGCCATGTCAGAGCATGACGTGAGAGATATTAGACACAGGGatattaaaataaatacatagcctactggCTGCAAACTGAACAACTACATTAACCCGATCTTCAATCCTGCTCTTATTATGGGGCTTAAACCTACACACACAAGTCCGACTTGACTGACCCTgagtgcgtgcacacacacacctaacgcACACACACGTCTAACTTGAAAGGTTATATTAAACTGTCTGTTTTACGACCAGAGGATGCCTTGGAGTGTAGCAGTAGTGTTCAGCCTTCAACCTGTTGTTATCCCTTCTCTCCTGTTGACTCACATCTTAGTCCAGGAAGTCCTGCTGTGTTACTGTCACTAAAATATAAAACCTAATGTGACATAAAAATGTCAACCAATCACAAGTGGAGTGTTTTCACTCATTACAGCTAATAGACACTAATTAATTACTTATACAGTACTTGATTAAGTGTTCAATTTGAAGAACTCAGTGAGTTGAATGTTTGATGATCTAATTATGACTTATGATTATCCATTAGTATGATGGAAACCCAGTATTCTCTAAGCCCTTCTGTCCACTGTAAGCACTAAGAAGTCAACTATAGTGAAGTCCAGTGAAAGTGTGAGAACCTccctacatacacacatactgtcAAGTCTACTGCAATCACGCTGTTAATTAAGCCTCCTGCAGCCACCATAGGACCACTATGCTGTGAAAACCCTAGTGGTTGCTTGTCTGTGAGCGAGTCAGAACTGTAAAGCCCAGTAGAGTTGGCTTACCTCTCTTCACTCTACCCTTTTGATTCTCTTGTCAATACCATCGATTGGGAATATTTTATGACGGCCAATTGCGTAATCATAATGGTCAGCCACTGTCAACTCTAGTTAGTCATGCCACAACACCCTTTGCTTAACAAATGGAGCAGGTATTGAACTGAACTGAGGAAGAGGGAATATAGAGAGAAATAATGATTCAACTCAggaaggggggagaaagagagaaatacgAGAATTTAAGACTGATGGTTTGGAAAGTGATGAGACAAAAGAAATGGATTTATTTTCACTTTTTGGAttctgtgtgtattgttttgtattgctaggtattaccgtactgttggagctagaaacaagcatttcactgctccttcaataacatctgcaaatctgtgtgcgtgaccaataaactttatTTTGATTTGAAAAGAGAGAACTGGCAGAGGAAGTGACGCAATCATAGAATTGAAATGAAACTGTCTGGGTTGTGTTTGAAATCATGGTTATGATCTCTGTCAAATGCATGGATTCTTACAGGAGTAAACTGATCAGATATATGCAAGCACCAGAGAGCAAAGCATTCAGATAAAGATATATTGTAGTTTACAGATCAACCTCATTGTATAGATACTGTACCTAAACTACTCCTATGTATCCAGGGTCAGGAATAATTGTGTTTGGGTTGGTTTACTATTTGGGTTGTATAGTGTTTTCATTGTGTATGAGTGATCTATCACTTCAGGTTCCTTAGCTTGATAAAAATAACAAAGGAATTATTTCTGGGTTTGTCCTTTCCCATTATCATCATGTCAATACTAAATAATGATCATTTTATCCCATCAAGTGAAAAACAACAGAAGATGCCATATTTACTCACAAACAGAGGACTTTTATTCCGCTTCTGAATGAAGCAGGTTCAGTGCAACAAACAGAGAAAATCTCTTCACACCCAAATTCCATCTCACCTTTCACAAGACCAGAACAGGGTCTTtacaatacaaaaaaatatagatATATAGTTGTGATTGTTAGTTGTTTTTTTTATGCGGGTAACTTTCTCAGGCAAGTTAAGAGCGATAGTCCAATCAAATGGGGAATATGTGGGTAGCGTCTGGTTGGTTGCTTTACTCCTTGGTGGCCATGTGAGCCATCAGGTCAATGACGCGGTTGCTGTAGCCAAACTCATTGTCATAcctggggagagaagagagagacacggTCAGGATTCTTCATCACTCACCaagaatgtgtgtgtataagtgtgtgcatgtgtatccgTGTGTATATTTGGAGAGGATAAATGCGTACCATGTAACCAGCTTGACGAAGTGGTCATTCAGAGCAATGCCAGCGCCGGCATCAAAGATGGAGGAGCGGGTGTCGCCGTTGAAGTCTGAAGACACAACCTGGTGCTCTGTGTATCCAAGAATTCCCTTCATGGGTCCATCGGCGGCAGCCTTGACAACCTTCTTGATGTCTTCGTAGCTGGCCTGTGGTTCAAGGAAACAAGAGGTGGGTTGTCAAATTGTTGCTACATTTCCATTGCTAACTAATCATGTATCAATGAATGTATTGTCTTGTCAACAATGGGCTTTACTgctatctttatttaactaggtggTCACTTTGTGTCTAACAACTGGTCCTAGGACAGTGTTATCTTTCTGCTTGTATCAGCAGGTAAGGTACACTATAGAGACACTCAGACATGATGTGTATTGGCAGATTGGTAAGGCGGGGGTGGGGCTACTCACAGCCTTCTCCAGACGGACGGTCAGGTCAACCACTGAGACGTTGGGGGTGGGGACACGGAAGGCCATGCCAGTGATCTTGCTGTGAGAAAGAAGAGCGGGTGACCGCAGTGCAAGGTCAAAGTTCAACTTACTCCTCTATAGTTTGATATACAGACATAATAAGTGACTGGTTCTTAGACAAATGTCTGTGTTTCATTGCTATACATTTGACTGTTGACTGAAAACTGTGTAGTAGTGGCTGGCTACTAGTGTTATAAATGGGTTACTGGTGGTTAGTAGGAAGTTGTGATACTAGTGTTACaagtgaatgtattgtaatagtGTTTTACTGGTGTCTAGATAGAGGTTGTGTTACAAGTGAATGTACAGCTGTATTGTAATAGTGTTTTACTGGCGTTAGTTGGAGGTTGTGAACTTGTGATATTATAATTGAGTGTATTGTTTTACTGGTTGTTATTGGTTATTTAGAGGTTGTGGTACTGACCCGTTCAGATCGGGGATGACCTTGCCGACAGCCTTGGCTGCTCCGGTGGAGGCAGGGATGATGTTCTGGCTGGCGCCACGTCCATCCCTCCACAGCTTTCCAGAGGGACCATCAACGGTTTTCTGGGTGGCGGTGACGGCGTGAACGGTgctctgagggagagagaaagaggtattAGGGGaaagggagatgagagaggaggagtgatcCATATTAAGGGGGTACAGAAGTGGTGGTAGTAGGGGAGGACTGGATAAGAAAAACAGAGACGGTGTGTTGGTGATCTTAAAAAACAGTCCAtcccctgtactgtactgttagtGTTCCGTGTGAAATCTGTTAAGCCCTCTCTAGGTGATTGTTCCCCGGTGTTGTGTTTTAATCCGTACCATCAGACCCTCAATGATGTGGTAGTTGTCGTGGATGACCTTGGCCAGGGGAGCCAGGCAGTTGGTTGTGCATGAAGCATtgctgtggagagagaggtgtTAAATTATAGTCTGAACCACAACAGAATAGCCAGGGTGCTGCATGCAGTATCTGTTAAGTGGAGGGAGTGTGTGTTGAGTCGGAGGGAAGAGGGTCTCACCTGACAACCTTGAGGGAGTTCTCGTACTTCTCGTGGTTGACGCCCATGACGAACATGGGTGCATCAGCGCTGGGAGCGGAGATGACAACCCTCTTAGCACCGCCCTTCAGATGGGTctgtaggaggaggagggggggaaagATGTTAGGAGTCCcttatttcatttttttgtgGCCTGGTTAAATATCTTGTGGCCTAGTCATTGTATGTATTCAACATTGTGCACCAAATGCAGGTTAAGCCAGATGGGTAAAGTAATGTTATAAAGTAAGTAGTTATTTCTGTTCTAATGCTATTCCTATATCATACAGTTGTGGATGCACGGTCGACTGATGTGGATACTTACGGAGGCCTTCTCAATGGTGGTGAAAACACCTGTTGACTCAACCACATAGGTGGCACCAGCATCTCCCCACTTGATGTTAGCTGGGTCTTTCctgcgacagagagacagagggagagagagagagagagagagagagagagagaaggttcaGGGTTACGTTATAAGGAAGCAGAGCACCATAGATTACTAGACTATCATTGATGTTGTTTTAGATTCCACAAGGGGGCGCCATTCCATAAGGCCACAGGGGAATTTAGGTATCTCCTGCATATTCTACTGATACTGACCTGATTTTATGAATTTCTTTAGATGTGGAAATAAATGtgaattatttgttttattttttcctAAATTAATGAACTCACTCGTGGAACACAGTGATTTTGTGTCCATCGATGACCAGCTTGCCATCCTCAGCCTTGACCTCACCGTGGAAACGTCCGTGGGTGGAGTCATACTTGAACATGTAGACCTgaagagggaaaggaggaggtgAGTCACTTGGCCTATTGTTAACTGATCCTAAGTTATGACAGGGTCTTGGTTAGAGGCCTTGGTTTGTTCATTGAGGGCGTCATGGTGACAGCAACATTCAAAGGTCTTAACTTCTTGAAACTTAATAAGTTAGGGTGAATAACTTATATATACATAAGCTAAATATTTCACTATCTAAGCCTTACTTCTTTATATATGTTAGGAATCAATAATAATTAGGGGTGTGAGTTTTTGAGTGGGCTAGAAGTCCCTGGTCCATTGTAGGCTTTAGGCTACTCACCATGTAGTCCAGGTCGATAAAGGGGTCGTTGATGGCCACAATCTCAACTCCCTTCTTGGAGTGGAATGCAGCACGGGTCACCAGACGCCCGATACGGCCGAATCTGGGGGACAAGACGATTCATTCCATTAATCCTTGATGTCACAAGTCACACCCAGTCCTGATCAATACCATGGAATTTCATAAACCTGTcgctattgaaaaacaaatgaagaAAATACTTGTATGCAATGTTAACTCCAAAGTCAGGCCACTAGGTTGTGGTAGTCCCCCATATTTCTCTCCTGTCTGTGTACCTGTATTTTAATGTAACAGCAGGAGCCTTGCTCAGTAGGGAGCCATGTTTCAAaggttgcagatagaaatgtcatgTATACAACTGAACTGACACATTTCTGTTCTACAACATCTGACTTGTGTAGCACCTGAAGCAAAAGACTAAAGACCGGATATAAAGAGCTTTCAAATAAATCTCAAAGGAACATGTGGCGACTAGGTGACCTCAAAAGAATGTATTTCCAGAGAAAGAGGACAGGGTTtaggggaggggtagagggaggtgtgTATCGTAGCCAGCAGAGGGAACCGGACTGAGGCTGTACTCTCTGGGGTGTaaagtctaactgtctacccctCATGTGGTAATCCTCCACCTGTTTGATTAGTAGAGAGTTACTTTTTAACTAGCTAATCAGgttcacagacagacaggctctgatacacactgtcctcagagaggtggaggggaggaggaggagaggagaggtggagatgcAGATCCCCTTACAGATGTGATGAGTGAGGCCAAAGACACATTTTCAACTGTTTGTAGACTGGACAATAAAAATGTTCTATTCAACTCTAAGCACAAGGTGATCACTTGCCTACTAGTGAAAAGCACAAAACATCACAGAGAACAACAAGAGACCACCAGGGTGACTGTCCatgggtttgtgtgtgtctgtgttctgcTAGTCAGAGTGTGCCTTCTGCAAAACACAAGTCTTTACACAGTTCATGCTCTTTAGTTGCTGAGCTATTTCAGAGTAAGACAGCTATTAAATGTATAGCCATTGAATGTTCTGATGGTTCAGAATGTCAACAAGACACTGTACTGTACCCCTGACCTTCTCTCCAAAGGTTGCCTGGCTAAAAAAAGAATGGCGCAAGAGAGAAGGGTACAGAGAGGAGGGTCATGAAAGCCAAGCTCCTCTCAGGGCTCGTCTGAATACTACATGTCACCGGGGATGACTATCATATGCAACTTGTGTATCTTGCAAACAGAGGGCGGGTCCTTTCAAAGGGGGATCAGTACACCCTGTGTGAGGTTACCAGGGTACATCCATTAGTAAGGAATGATGTACTGAAATCTTGATTGTATTAATtcctatattttagttattattAATTTATATTAGCCAGATTGCCATTTCAAATAGATGTCTGGTTTTAATGCTTAAGCTCTGCACTAGGTCAAAGCTAGAGTAGGAGATTCTAACACTGTCTGTGTGGTGGTGATAAATTGTTAGATTGTGGGTTTTGTTGTGTTAGTTAAGGGGTTAAATGAAAATGTATCTTACCCATTGACACCTACTTTCACCATTTTGCCTGAGTTGGTCTAGTCCTCTGCAGGGGGGAGGGAGAACGAGAGACATTAGCTATTAAACAAATATTGACCATCTGTTATGATTTCTGGGGATTTCCATACTTTATGGCATAGAACTTTGCAACTGAGTTATAGCTTTAAGATAAGCAGAGGCATAGAGAACATAGCatagcatgagagagagagagagagagcgagagagagtgagaatgcATTTTGAAGCACAGCAAAATGTTTTAAACTGGAGTAAATGTGTGATGAGTCTATTCTAGCAAAATGCACCAACATGTTGTAAGCAACAGTTATGAACTTTGAAAGTCTAATTCAACTTTGAGTCAGGGATTCAGAGTTCAATCATGGCAGATTGAAGTCACTTTAACAAGAGGTTTGAATATCCTCTTCTGGAAGAAAGAAAAAGCTATAGATATCAAGTAATTCGAACTGCATCTCAACACCTATGAAACGAAATAAATGGCCATACATGCAACAAGTCTTAGAATAGACCAAACAATCGCAAGGTCGTCAAGCCAAAAACGGACAATCTCCCTAATCTTCTTGCTATCTAGGCCCATATTATCCCCATCCATTAACTTAGTTAGATATCCTAATGTAGCCGTTGCTTGGTCATTTACCGTTTGTGAGATGCCTCAATCCTGTCTTACGACTTTTGGGTGTGAGTGGGGACAGGCAGAGCTGGGCTTCCTATTTATTTCCACCCTGTATGGACACGCCCCTTTGTGTGCTACGGGCTCTAAACCCCGCCCCCTTTCAGAATGTGAAGGTCATAAGGAAGTTGTGACGGGTCAGCGTATTAGAAATGTCGTTTATGTAGCCTAACAGTAAATCTGCATTAGCAATAGTATGAAAACATTAATTGAAATACTTAATTATTCAAATGGGTCTTGCTGTGTTCACCCCCTTGCCTGATATTTAAACTAAAGCTGGCCTAAAGTAGCATTGATTTCGTGggtgatagtgaatagtgtagGCCTGAATATTGATTTAAGTGCTTTCACTTTGATTTATTTTGCTCTCAAGGAAGTTCATCAgactctctgtatctgtctgaaTATATGGCCCTCTTTTTTCACTCAAGGCCGCCACATTCAAACTATAGATTTCATTAACACtgaatgtttttttaaaaataactTTTTAAACCTTCCCATGACTTTACGTCTGAAGCATAGGAACAGATGAGGAGACACTATACAGATATAATAAGTCCTTAGATGGCGAAATGAAAAAGTAGAGGGTCCGTTCCTGTGTGACCTTCTCACTAGATAGGgagagccagacagagagagcaaacGGCGGATCAAATCACTTTCCTCCACAGTGTGACATTTACAGTCCAAAGACCATGACCCTTCactttcaacctctctctctctctcctctccttctcctgccTGGGGTGTGAGGAGGGCTGTGTGGACCTATGGCCATGACCTGGTCAGTCAATAGAGTCTGAACACATCACATTGTGCGCGTTTGCATGCCTTAGGCCTAGACACAGTTCCCATAGAAATAACTTGTGTGGGTGTGTTTTTGTCTGTCTACTCAAGTGACTTCTGTGTCTAAGGAGTTGAGTTCTATCTATGTCAGAGTAACCGAATGGCAAGTCTGGTTTTAATGCAAGACTGGGTCCATGTATCTGGTTTTGTTCACTTGGTGTCTCAAAAGAACATTCTGAACAAGAACACCCAAGGATTTTAGTTCTCTAAATGAAACTACCCCTCCAGCCTTTTCTTATGTACAGAAATCCAGGCTGTCTGGCCGTTGTAGGGGACAATTATATATGTATCCCTGTGTCATGTGGCGAATGTTCCTAATTTGAGAGCCTTATCTTTTGCTTTAACAAGAAACAGCCCACCTTGTATATTCTAGTGTACCACCCTCCTAAGCCTAAACCTAAAAATAGTTTGTTCATTGCAGAATTCTCTGACCTGCTGTCTTTGGTTATGTCAGGGTTATTCTTGGAGATCTAAACATTCATGTGTGTTGCCCAAATAATGCACTAGCTAGGGAGTTTTTAACCCGTTAGAATCCTTTAACTTTGTGCTACATGCCACAGGGCCTACACACAACCAAGGCCATACTGTTGATCTCGTGCTGTCCTATGGTCTGAATATTGATCACTTGGAAACTATTGATGTCTGTGTCTCTGACCATCTCAGTGTTGTTTTAAAAatgtttctcctcctcctcctaaataTGTGTTTGCCCCCACTTGCAAAAACTTGCTCTCACATCATTATCTCCACAACTCCTAGTAAGTACATTTACGAATGCTTTTTGATCCTCTACTACTGATCCTGTTATTTGTCATCACACCGATGATTTCCAAGTTTCAATGAGGCTACTTTAGACTCAGTGGCACCAGTTAaaaccagtaactgaaaggtggctggtttgaatccccaagtcgactaggtgaaaaatcagttgATGTggccttgagtaaggcacttaactctaattgctccatggtcgccgtcaataatggctgatccctggctgTGACCTCACTCTCCGAGGGTTGTCCAAAAAAAAAAACGATTAT harbors:
- the gapdh gene encoding glyceraldehyde-3-phosphate dehydrogenase, with the protein product MVKVGVNGFGRIGRLVTRAAFHSKKGVEIVAINDPFIDLDYMVYMFKYDSTHGRFHGEVKAEDGKLVIDGHKITVFHEKDPANIKWGDAGATYVVESTGVFTTIEKASTHLKGGAKRVVISAPSADAPMFVMGVNHEKYENSLKVVSNASCTTNCLAPLAKVIHDNYHIIEGLMSTVHAVTATQKTVDGPSGKLWRDGRGASQNIIPASTGAAKAVGKVIPDLNGKITGMAFRVPTPNVSVVDLTVRLEKAASYEDIKKVVKAAADGPMKGILGYTEHQVVSSDFNGDTRSSIFDAGAGIALNDHFVKLVTWYDNEFGYSNRVIDLMAHMATKE